From one Buchnera aphidicola (Therioaphis trifolii) genomic stretch:
- a CDS encoding FliH/SctL family protein, whose translation MSNKNILNNWKKWYPKNIKNNIQDNYFKQDKNNISLLNIYFEKGFKIGIKEGYKLQLKKEEFYFYNEKCIIKNKMKKLLKSFDFAFKNLDTIIVNKLLKMVLKISLKCLNYPIKLNEKEIVKKIKKIISKKILSKNIIFQISKNDKDIFNKYFKKLFYKYNYIIKYNNNINSGECIINLENETIDSTALTKWKELYRLFCNKEDL comes from the coding sequence ATGTCTAATAAAAATATATTAAATAATTGGAAAAAGTGGTATCCAAAAAATATTAAAAATAATATTCAAGATAATTATTTTAAACAAGATAAAAATAATATTTCTTTATTAAACATTTATTTTGAAAAAGGTTTTAAAATTGGTATTAAAGAAGGTTATAAATTACAATTGAAAAAAGAAGAATTTTATTTTTATAATGAAAAATGTATTATAAAAAACAAAATGAAAAAATTATTAAAATCATTTGATTTTGCATTTAAAAATTTAGATACTATTATTGTTAATAAATTATTAAAGATGGTTTTAAAAATATCATTAAAATGCTTAAATTATCCAATTAAATTAAATGAAAAAGAAATAGTAAAAAAAATAAAAAAAATAATTTCAAAAAAAATTTTATCTAAAAATATTATTTTTCAGATAAGTAAAAATGATAAAGATATTTTTAATAAGTATTTTAAAAAATTATTTTATAAATATAATTATATTATAAAATATAATAATAATATAAATTCTGGTGAATGTATTATTAATTTAGAAAATGAAACAATAGATTCAACTGCATTAACAAAGTGGAAAGAATTATATCGTTTATTTTGTAATAAGGAAGATTTATGA
- the fliF gene encoding flagellar basal-body MS-ring/collar protein FliF — MNINFLNHSHLEKIKKNNSLKNSNWKFYGILLLFFLFFIFFIFSYFSNHIQYQIVYNNLSNEDSILIISNLLKRKIPYRYIANSGKLLVPKDQIDKVNLMLLNEKLPKKKSIGFELFDKEKIGISAFNFQINYQRALEGELEKTIQKINLIRTATVHIAFPESLSLTQDKSLPSASIILDIKKKKHLTHKQCIAITNLISASVPNLLPKNVVILDEYGNYLNKKKIYKNNIQYSKIDKIKFIENKYRKKIIYILKSIFKLNNIHAQVTILDQKDNNFKINNFKLIHYNNFIVKNINNFFNSVFLNKSNHLIYESSNSKKTISVLILINDLKNQTNKIIPINNTQINNVKKIIIDYLKYENFNIKNIQIINLQLINNSKIIVNDFFLIYYFNLFRKYLLYIILFLFFIQFIYFFILRNNNINNKNYKININNKKINLDNMNKDINLINFKDNIKTIYKNDKLMNKILYISKNNPKLIAMIIKNWINKKK, encoded by the coding sequence ATGAATATTAATTTTTTAAATCATTCTCATTTAGAAAAAATTAAAAAAAATAATTCTTTAAAAAATTCTAATTGGAAATTTTACGGAATATTATTATTATTTTTTTTATTTTTTATTTTTTTTATATTTTCTTATTTTTCCAACCATATACAATATCAAATAGTTTATAATAATTTATCTAATGAAGATAGTATATTAATTATATCAAATTTATTAAAACGAAAAATTCCATATCGTTATATTGCTAATTCTGGAAAATTATTAGTTCCAAAAGATCAAATTGATAAAGTTAATTTAATGTTATTAAATGAAAAATTACCAAAAAAAAAAAGTATTGGTTTTGAATTATTTGATAAAGAAAAAATTGGAATTAGTGCTTTTAATTTTCAAATTAATTATCAACGAGCCTTAGAAGGTGAATTAGAAAAAACAATTCAAAAAATTAATTTAATTCGAACAGCAACAGTACATATTGCATTTCCTGAATCTTTATCTTTAACACAAGATAAATCCTTACCTTCTGCTTCAATAATTTTAGATATAAAAAAAAAAAAACATTTAACACATAAACAATGTATAGCAATTACTAATTTAATTTCTGCTAGTGTTCCAAATTTATTACCAAAAAATGTTGTTATATTAGATGAATATGGAAATTATTTAAATAAAAAAAAAATATATAAAAATAATATACAATATTCTAAAATTGATAAAATAAAATTTATAGAAAATAAGTATCGTAAAAAAATTATTTATATTTTAAAATCAATATTTAAATTAAATAATATTCATGCACAAGTAACAATTTTAGATCAAAAAGATAATAATTTTAAAATAAATAATTTTAAATTAATACATTATAATAATTTTATTGTAAAAAATATTAATAATTTTTTTAATTCTGTTTTTTTAAATAAATCAAATCATTTAATTTATGAATCTTCTAATTCAAAAAAAACAATTTCAGTATTAATATTAATCAATGATTTAAAAAATCAAACAAATAAAATAATTCCTATAAATAATACTCAAATAAATAATGTTAAAAAAATAATTATAGATTATTTAAAATATGAAAATTTTAATATAAAAAATATTCAAATAATAAATTTACAACTTATTAATAATTCTAAAATAATAGTTAATGATTTTTTTTTAATATATTATTTTAATTTATTTCGAAAATATTTATTATATATTATTTTGTTTTTATTTTTTATACAGTTTATTTATTTTTTTATTTTAAGAAATAATAATATTAATAATAAAAACTATAAAATAAATATTAATAATAAAAAAATTAATTTAGATAATATGAATAAAGATATTAATTTAATAAATTTTAAAGATAATATAAAAACGATATATAAAAATGATAAATTAATGAATAAAATTTTATATATTTCAAAGAATAATCCTAAATTAATTGCAATGATTATTAAAAATTGGATAAATAAAAAAAAATGA
- the gltX gene encoding glutamate--tRNA ligase — protein sequence MKIKTRFAPSSTGLLHIGNIRTALYSWLFAKRHNGSFVLRIEDTDFIRSNKIYVDNILNTLKWLGIIWDEGPYFQSQRLVFYKNKINEMLDLGCAYKCYCSVNRLNKMRLKQISNGIKPSYDRKCRYDNSSKKGHQEYVIRFKNPLEGNVIFYDQIRGKIIFNNSELDDLIIQRRNGFPTYNFCVVIDDWDMKITHVIRGEDHINNTPRQINILKSLNANIPNYAHVSMVINSNKSNLSKRKKDSSILEYKEQGFFKEAILNYLIKLGWSYKDKEFFSIDEMKKLFSIKNVSKSSSELNLKKLLWMNHHYLNNIPIDLILIKKFKKYLKNFKIKVNKKINLIKIIKLLRNRCNTLQDLVLQSRYFFENVEKFNFILIKKFFSQDSYKIVKIIYQKLYNIKLWNSENIVILFKKISQKYFISLKNIYMSLRIAITGLEESPSINTIMDIIGKNESLKRLKKLLYCLKNYKNMLN from the coding sequence TTGAAAATTAAAACTAGGTTTGCACCAAGTTCAACTGGTTTATTACATATTGGTAACATAAGAACAGCATTATATTCTTGGTTATTTGCAAAACGTCATAATGGTTCTTTTGTTTTAAGAATTGAAGATACAGATTTTATTCGTTCAAATAAAATTTATGTGGATAATATTTTAAATACATTAAAATGGTTAGGAATTATTTGGGATGAAGGACCATATTTTCAAAGTCAAAGATTAGTTTTTTATAAAAATAAAATTAATGAAATGTTAGATTTAGGTTGTGCATATAAATGTTATTGTTCAGTGAATCGATTAAATAAAATGAGATTAAAACAAATTTCAAATGGTATAAAACCAAGTTATGATCGAAAATGTAGATATGATAATTCTTCAAAAAAAGGTCATCAAGAATATGTAATAAGATTTAAAAATCCATTAGAAGGTAATGTGATTTTTTATGATCAAATTAGAGGAAAAATTATATTTAATAATTCTGAATTAGATGATTTAATTATTCAACGTAGAAATGGTTTTCCTACTTATAATTTTTGTGTAGTAATAGATGATTGGGATATGAAAATTACACATGTAATTAGAGGAGAAGATCATATTAATAATACACCAAGACAAATTAATATTTTAAAATCTTTAAATGCTAATATTCCAAATTATGCACATGTTTCTATGGTTATTAATAGTAATAAAAGTAATCTTTCTAAAAGAAAAAAAGATTCTAGTATTTTAGAATATAAAGAACAAGGTTTTTTTAAAGAAGCTATTTTAAATTATTTAATAAAATTAGGGTGGTCATATAAAGATAAAGAATTTTTTAGTATTGATGAAATGAAAAAATTATTTTCTATTAAAAATGTTAGTAAATCTTCTAGTGAATTAAATTTAAAAAAATTATTATGGATGAATCATCATTATTTAAATAATATACCAATAGATTTAATTTTAATTAAAAAATTTAAAAAATATTTAAAAAATTTTAAAATTAAAGTTAATAAAAAAATAAACTTAATTAAAATAATAAAATTATTAAGAAATCGTTGTAATACTTTACAAGATTTAGTATTACAATCAAGATATTTTTTTGAAAATGTTGAAAAATTTAATTTTATTTTAATAAAAAAATTTTTTTCTCAAGATTCTTATAAAATAGTAAAAATTATATATCAAAAATTATATAATATAAAATTATGGAATTCAGAAAATATAGTTATTTTATTTAAAAAAATTTCTCAAAAATATTTTATTTCATTAAAAAATATTTATATGTCATTACGAATTGCAATTACTGGTTTAGAAGAATCTCCTAGTATAAATACTATTATGGATATTATTGGTAAAAATGAATCTTTAAAAAGATTAAAAAAATTATTATATTGTTTAAAAAATTATAAAAATATGTTAAATTAA
- a CDS encoding FliG C-terminal domain-containing protein, with translation MIFNGADKSAILLMLLNSKEAIKIFKYFNKYEIKKIISSIININLVSQSDINTIFNEFILQYENISKYVLLDNNSYLNKIKSKILYNKNLDNFLNKISKKKIFLKKIKKLKHISDKNLYSLLKNEHSHVITSILFFLDSKTASNVISFFENQQQSKIIYLISKFSQLKEYEFSILIDIIDIILIKYKRISYNKKSLITAIDILNTNNFNNNHNIIDNIYKHDNKIGKKIFYKIFSFEDIVKLTDESIIFLIKNIDEYKILISLYHAKKSIKYKFFKHCPKLKDNIIILESDKDRYISYDNVINAKNFIVSKIRVLLKKKEISMMNLS, from the coding sequence ATGATTTTTAATGGTGCAGATAAAAGCGCAATATTATTAATGCTACTTAATTCAAAAGAAGCAATTAAAATATTTAAATATTTTAATAAATATGAAATAAAAAAAATTATTTCTTCTATAATAAATATTAATTTAGTATCTCAGAGTGATATAAATACGATTTTTAATGAATTTATACTGCAATATGAAAATATTTCAAAATATGTTTTATTAGATAATAATTCATATTTAAATAAAATTAAATCTAAAATTTTATATAATAAAAATTTAGATAATTTTTTAAATAAAATATCTAAAAAAAAAATTTTCTTAAAAAAAATAAAAAAATTAAAACATATTTCTGATAAAAATTTATATTCTTTATTAAAAAATGAACATTCTCATGTTATAACTTCAATATTATTTTTTTTAGATTCAAAAACTGCATCAAATGTAATTTCTTTTTTTGAAAACCAACAACAATCTAAAATTATATATTTAATTTCTAAATTTTCACAATTAAAAGAATATGAGTTTTCTATATTAATTGATATTATTGATATTATTTTAATAAAATATAAGAGGATTTCTTATAATAAAAAAAGTTTAATAACAGCTATTGATATTTTAAATACTAATAATTTTAATAACAATCATAATATTATTGATAATATTTATAAACATGATAATAAAATTGGAAAAAAAATATTTTATAAAATATTTTCTTTTGAAGATATTGTTAAATTAACTGATGAGAGTATTATTTTTTTAATAAAAAATATTGATGAATATAAAATATTAATTTCTTTATATCATGCTAAAAAATCTATAAAATATAAATTTTTTAAACATTGTCCTAAATTAAAAGATAATATAATAATTTTAGAATCTGATAAAGATAGATACATATCTTATGATAATGTAATAAATGCTAAAAATTTTATTGTATCAAAGATACGTGTATTATTAAAAAAAAAAGAAATATCAATGATGAATTTGAGTTAA